The Streptomyces vinaceus genome contains the following window.
GAGGACGGGGCGGACGCCCTGCGGGCCCTGCTCGCGCTCGGCGGCGGGCTCCCGCTGGCCCTGCGCGTCCTGGCCCCGCTGGCCCCGCTCGCTCCGGCCGAGGCGCAGCCCCCGGCCGGTCCCGACGCGCTGGAGGGCGCCCTCGCGCTGGCCTACGTACGGCTGCCCGAGGAGCGGCGGCGGCTGCTGCGGCGCCTGACCCTGGCCGGGCGGGCCTCGCTGGGGCCCTCGGCCGCGGCGGCGCTGATCGACGCCGACCGGGCGGCCGCCGGGCTGCTGCTGCGCGAGCTGGCGCAGGCGGGCCTGCTGGACCACGTGCGCGGGGAGCGGTACCGGATGCACGACGCGGTGCGCTCGTACGCGGCGGCGCGGCTCGCGGCGGACGAGGACCGGGCCGAGGCCTCGGCGGCGCACGGCCGGCTGATCCGCAACTACGCGCAGCTCGCCGACGCGGTGATCCGCATGGTCGACGGGAAGATGTCGACCCGCGCCCACCACTTCGGCGGCCACGGCTTCGCCTCGCTCGACGCGGCGCTGCGCTGGCTGGACGACGAGTCGAGCTTCATCACGGCCGCGCTGCGGCACTCCGAGGACGTGGACCAGCAGGCCGTACTGGACCTGCTCGGGGCGCTCTGCGACTTCTGCCTGCTGCGCGGGGACCTGTACCGGCTCGGCGAGATCAACGAACTCACCCTGGCGGTGGAGGCCGCCCGCCAGGGCGGTCCCGGCGAGGGGCGCCTGGTCCGCTCCGTGCAGTGGCGCACCGGTATCGCGGCCCGCCAGCTCGGCGAGCTGGACAAGGCCCGGACCACGCTGACCTCGGTGGTCGACCAGTACCGGGAGGCCCACCAGGACGCCGGCGCGGGCATGGCCCTCATCTCGCTCGGCATCACCTTGCACCACCAGGGCCAGCTCCCGGAGGCCGCGGCCCGCATCCGCGAGGCGCTGGTGCTCCAGGAGCCGGACGAGCTGGCCGGCGACCGCGCGTGGGCCCTGCACGCCCTCGCGGCGGTGGAGCGCGACCGCGCGCACCTGGCGGAGGCGGCGCAGCTGCTGGAGCGGTCGCTGGCCCTGCACCGGGAGAGCGAGAGCGTCCACGGTGAGGCGTGGGCGCACTTCCAGCTGGGCCAGGTGCACCTGAGGCTCGGCGACGTCCCGGCGGCGGAGGCGGAGCTGAAGCTCGCCCTCGACCTGTACGGGCGCACGCGCGACGAGCGCGGCCAGGCCTGGGCGCTGACCCAGCTGGGCCGGGCCCGCGTCGTCGACGGGGACACCGGCCCCGCGGTGGAGCGGCTGCGCGAGGCGCTGGCCAGGCACCGGGAGCAGGAGGACGCGCGCGGCGAGGCGTGGACGCTGTACTACCTCGGGCAGGCGCTGGAGGAGGGCGGCGAGCGCGACCAGTCGGTACGGGAGCTGGAGCGGGCCCGCACGATGTTCTCGCGGATGCGGGACGTGTACGGGCTGGCCCACGCCCGCCATCACTCGGGCCGGGTCACGCGCGACCAGCGGGCGGCGCAGACGGGGAACCTGCGCAACTCGGGGTTCGCCCGGCAGCTGCTCATGGACGCCCGGGCGGACTTCCGGCGGATCGGGCTGGCCCACGGGGAGGCGTGGACCTGCCTGGAGCTGGCGGTGATCGACGCGGGCAACGGACGGGTGGCGCAGGCGCTGGGTCTGTGCGAGGAGGCGGCCCGGCTGTTCATCTCGTACGGGGACCGGCGCGGGGAGGACTGGGCCCGCTTCCTGCGCTGCACGCTGCTGCCGTACGCGCTCCCGGGCGGTGCGGGCGTGGAGGAGGCCCGGGCGGAGCTGGCCCGGCTCGCCGCCGCGCCGCACACGATGCGGGACGGGCGCCTGGAGGACGGCCTGGACGCCTACGCCGTGGTGCTGGGGCGCGGGGTGGATCCGGCGGAGGGCTGGCAGGCGTGGCGGCTCGGGCTGGTCCCGAACCTGCACTCGCGGGAGATCATGGGGGTCCCCATGCCGCCCGCCTCGCCGGCGTGACGACCGGGCGGGCCGGCCGTGCGGCCGCGCGGGCCGGAGCCGGTCGCGGCCGGCCGCCGTACGGACCCGCCCGCTGCGGACCGGCCTGACGGGCGAGCCGCGGGCAGCCCGCGCTCACCGCCCCGCCCGTGGCGGGGCGGCGGCGGGCCGGCACCCGGAGCCCGGGCGCGACATGCCGGTGGAACGGCTCCCTACGGGGCCTTCTCCGCCGCCGGGGCGGCGACGGCGGCCGCTCCGGCCTCCGGGGCCTCCTTGAAGTCGACCCGGCCCATGTGCCGGCTCATCGACTTCATCAGGCCCCACACCGCCAGGGCGAGGGCCGCGAACACGATGAAGCCCAGGACGCCGGGGGTCACCTTGTTCTTGTCGAAGGTGTCCCCCGCCAGCGGAAGGAGCTCGGTCAGTGCTGCCTGCGTAGCGCTCATGGCTACGCATTCTCCCGGATGCCCTCGAAGAGGTCGGACTCGGGGAGGGAAGTGTCGACGAGCGACTTCGCGAGCTCGTACTCCTCCGTGGGCCAGACCTCCTTCTGGATCTCCATCGGGACGCGGAACCAGCCGCCGTCCGGGTCGATCTGCGTGGCGTGCGCGACGAGCGCCTTGTCACGGATCTCGAAGAAGTCGGCGCACGGCACGTGCGTGGTCAGGGTCCGCTCCTTGCGCTCGAACTCCTTCCAGCGCTCCAGCCACTCCCCGTAGGGGGACTCCATGCCGCGCGAGAGCAGCGCCTCGTGCAGGGCGACGGTGCGCGGCTTGTTGAAGCCCTGGTTGTAGTAGAGCTTCTGCGGCTGGTACGCCGGGCCGAACTCGGCCTCCGGGTACTTCTCGGTGTCCGCGGCGCCCTCGAAGGCCACCATCGAGATCTTGTGGGTCATGATGTGGTCGGGGTGCGGGTAGCCGCCGTTCTCGTCGTACGTGGTGATGACCTGCGGCCGGAAGGCGCGGATCTTCTTCACCAGGCGGCCGGCCGCCTCGTCCACGTCCTCCAGGGCGAAGCAGCCCTCGGGCAGCGGGGGCAGCGGGTCGCCCTCGGGCAGCCCGGAGTCGACGTAGCCCAGCCATTCCTGGTCGATGCCGAGGATCTGGCGCGCCTCGTCCATCTCCTTGGCGCGGACCTCGTGGATGTTCTCCTCGATGTACTTGTCACCCTGGAGCTTGGGGTTGAGGATCGAGCCCCGCTCACCCCCGGTGCAGGTCACCACCAGCACGGGAACCCCTTCGGACACGTACTTGGCCATGGTGGCCGCGCCCTTGCTCGACTCGTCGTCGGGGTGGGCATGGACGGCCATCAGTCGAAGCTGCTCGGTCAAGACAGGATCCTCTTTGAGTCGTCAGGGCGTTCGCCTCCTATAGTGACCGAATCGGGGGGTGGAAAAATTCCGGGGCTGCCCCTGGGAACCTTCAGTTCTGCCCTCCCGAAAGGAACGATCAATGAGCGCGGTGCGCGAGGGGCTGCCCGAGGGCCGGTACGGCCGGTCGGCGGACGAGCGTGCGGACCGCAAGCTCAAGATCGTCGGCTCGGTGCTGGGCGTCGGGCTGCTGGGCCTGGTCGGGTGGATCGGCTGGGACTACGTCGCGGGCCAGAGCGTCAGCGCCGAGGTGATCAAGTTCCAGGTGGTCTCGGACACCGAGGTGAAGGTGCACCTGGAGGTGCGCAAGGACGCCGGGGTCACCGGGGTGTGCACCCTGAGCTCCCAGAACGAGGAGCACGCCGAGGTGGGCCGCGCGGACTTCACCTTCGGGGCGAAGGACACGCGCGTGGACGAGATGCTCTCGCTGAAGACCACGGGCCGGGCGACGATGATCGAGCTGGTGGGCTGCCAGGCCGCGGACAAGGGCACCACGCCGACGGCAGGCTGACCTCTTTCCTGCTCACGGGCCCGATGACACACTTCATACACATGGTGTCCTCCCCCTTTTCTTCCCGAATTGTTAGGCTCGTGGTTTCGCCCGCCGCTGGCGGACAAGTAGTCCCCTGTACCGACGAGGAGCACCCGTGACCCAGACGAGCGAGAGCGTCACCTGGCTGACCCAGGCGGCGTACGACCAGCTGAAGGCCGAGCTGGACTACCTCTCTGGTCCCGCACGCACGGAGATCGCCACCAAGATCGCAGCCGCCCGCGAGGAGGGCGACCTGCGCGAGAACGGCGGTTACCACGCGGCCAAGGAGGAGCAGGGCAAGCAGGAGCTCCGCGTCCGCCAGCTGACGCAGCTCCTGGAGAACGCCAAGGTCGGCACCGCGCCCGCCTCCGACGGCGAGGTCGCGCCCGGCACGGTCGTCACCATCGCCTTCGACGGCGACGAGGACGACACCATGTCCTTCCTGCTCGCCTCGCGCGAGTACGCGTCCTCGGACTTCGAGACCTACTCCCCGCAGTCCCCGCTGGGCACGGGCGTGATGGGCAAGAAGATCGGCGAGAACGCCGAGTACGAGCTGCCGAACGGCAAGAAGGCCACGGTCAAGATCCTGGACGTCAAGCCCTTCCAGGGCTGATCACCCCACCCGTACGAGGAAGCCCCCGCCGGATCTCCGGCGGGGGCTCTCCCGTGTCCGGGGACCCCGGCGCGGCCGGCCTACGCGCTCGCCGAG
Protein-coding sequences here:
- a CDS encoding tetratricopeptide repeat protein — encoded protein: MRDSHRGEAERLLERAVDEEARRGAGTGTPVDTAALTARGLEALDALAASAAEEYAAYVRALDEAAAGDESLGEAFRRGNTSTALLVTAVAAAAAVGADLSLGVGAGTALAAGAVTGLAGAVATVAKVTALHLPAANRRAGVRGRPGGPEQLRLQWLTALEVRGIRPFLEQQRTVAAAARGPRQTSRTAAPQLRGTDRSAEARRRSVLEQSFGQLPQTAVSFSGRRAELTRIAQWVQAARASTETRPVVVVLHGEPGVGRTALALRAAGALRDQFRGACVVDLRGGSLSGEAPLPIREALLHLLNRLGAPREQLLFREGSSAEQQVRRLHELYHQHLQGLPVTVLLDDAVDAEQVRMLVPERSESLVLVTSRKPLELPGLSAWVHQLPVERLGEAESAELVRAGAEAAGAVPAPTPTPTPVPAPVPQKEDGADALRALLALGGGLPLALRVLAPLAPLAPAEAQPPAGPDALEGALALAYVRLPEERRRLLRRLTLAGRASLGPSAAAALIDADRAAAGLLLRELAQAGLLDHVRGERYRMHDAVRSYAAARLAADEDRAEASAAHGRLIRNYAQLADAVIRMVDGKMSTRAHHFGGHGFASLDAALRWLDDESSFITAALRHSEDVDQQAVLDLLGALCDFCLLRGDLYRLGEINELTLAVEAARQGGPGEGRLVRSVQWRTGIAARQLGELDKARTTLTSVVDQYREAHQDAGAGMALISLGITLHHQGQLPEAAARIREALVLQEPDELAGDRAWALHALAAVERDRAHLAEAAQLLERSLALHRESESVHGEAWAHFQLGQVHLRLGDVPAAEAELKLALDLYGRTRDERGQAWALTQLGRARVVDGDTGPAVERLREALARHREQEDARGEAWTLYYLGQALEEGGERDQSVRELERARTMFSRMRDVYGLAHARHHSGRVTRDQRAAQTGNLRNSGFARQLLMDARADFRRIGLAHGEAWTCLELAVIDAGNGRVAQALGLCEEAARLFISYGDRRGEDWARFLRCTLLPYALPGGAGVEEARAELARLAAAPHTMRDGRLEDGLDAYAVVLGRGVDPAEGWQAWRLGLVPNLHSREIMGVPMPPASPA
- the mca gene encoding mycothiol conjugate amidase Mca, with protein sequence MTEQLRLMAVHAHPDDESSKGAATMAKYVSEGVPVLVVTCTGGERGSILNPKLQGDKYIEENIHEVRAKEMDEARQILGIDQEWLGYVDSGLPEGDPLPPLPEGCFALEDVDEAAGRLVKKIRAFRPQVITTYDENGGYPHPDHIMTHKISMVAFEGAADTEKYPEAEFGPAYQPQKLYYNQGFNKPRTVALHEALLSRGMESPYGEWLERWKEFERKERTLTTHVPCADFFEIRDKALVAHATQIDPDGGWFRVPMEIQKEVWPTEEYELAKSLVDTSLPESDLFEGIRENA
- a CDS encoding DUF4307 domain-containing protein, whose translation is MSAVREGLPEGRYGRSADERADRKLKIVGSVLGVGLLGLVGWIGWDYVAGQSVSAEVIKFQVVSDTEVKVHLEVRKDAGVTGVCTLSSQNEEHAEVGRADFTFGAKDTRVDEMLSLKTTGRATMIELVGCQAADKGTTPTAG
- the greA gene encoding transcription elongation factor GreA, which produces MTQTSESVTWLTQAAYDQLKAELDYLSGPARTEIATKIAAAREEGDLRENGGYHAAKEEQGKQELRVRQLTQLLENAKVGTAPASDGEVAPGTVVTIAFDGDEDDTMSFLLASREYASSDFETYSPQSPLGTGVMGKKIGENAEYELPNGKKATVKILDVKPFQG